The genomic stretch TGGGGAGCTTCACATTATTATTGTAGATAACGGACGTAGTAAGATATTGGCCGACCAAAAGCATATCAAAACTTTGAATTGTATCCGTTGTGGAGCCTGTATGAATACATGTCCTGTATATAGACGTAGTGGGGGGTACTCTTATACTTATTTTATTCCCGGCCCTATCGGGATTAACCTGGGAATGTTGAAGGCGCCGTTGCATTATTATGACAATGTGTCGGCTTGTTCTTTGTGTTATTCCTGTTCGTTTGTGTGTCCGGCTAAGGTGGATTTGGCGGAGCAGATCTATCTGTGGCGTCAGGATTTGGATAAATTGGGTAAGGCAGACCGGATGAAAAGGGTAATGTCCGGTGGTATGGAATTCATGATGAATCGCCCTTTGATATTCAATATGGCATTAAAATGGGCGCCATTGGTAAACGGAATGCCACGTTTTCTTATCTATAACGGATTGAATGACTGGGGAAAAGGGCGTGAGATGCCGAAATTTGCTAAGGAGAGTTTCAATGAAATGTGGAAGAAAGGTAAAGTGAAGTAATTATGAGCAGCAGAGAAGATATATTGCAGAGCATCCGGCGTGCTACACATGTAAAATATGAGAAACCGGATTTAAAGCCATTGGAAGATATGGCATTAACTTATCCCAGTAAGGTGGAACAGTTTTATCTCATCATGAAGCAGGTAGGAGGGGAAGCCATTCTTTTGGAGAAAGAGGAGGACGTGAATGATTTCATTAAAAAGGCTTATCCTGGAGCCAAACGCATCGCTTCTAATCTGAAGACTATTACATGTGCGACATTTAATCCCGATGATGTGGAAGACCCTGCAGAACTGAATGGGACGGATTTGGCCGTTATAGATGGAAAGATTGGGGTTGCGGAGAATGGTGCGGTATGGATAGAACAGGATGTAAAGCAGCGTGCCATTTATTTTATTGCCGAAAAATTGGTTATTCTTCTAAACAAGAATAAGATTGTGAACAATATGCATGAAGCATATAAACTGATTGATACAGGCGAATATGGCTTCGGAACCTTTATTTCCGGTCCGTCAAAGACGGCTGATATTGAGCAGGCTTTGGTAATGGGTGCTCATGGGGCACGTGATGTGATGGTGGTGCTGATATAAGTGTATTGTTTCTTATATATAAAAAGGAGATGAGGCGAAAATTATAGGGCTCATCTCCTTTTATTTTATAGAATATTATTAGAATATTTTGCCACACAAACGGAACTTAAGTACCGGATAGACAGTAAGTTTGTCTATGATATCAGTGAAATCATTATCAGCTTCTGCTGTTAAATCAGACAAATCTCCGTTATTGGTATATACTTTGGGAGTGTTATGGAATTGCACACCCATTTCGAACATGAAGCCAATTCGTTTCTTAGGAATCGCTCTTCCGAAACCTAGTCCAAGATAAGGACGGAATGAAGAAACCTTCAAACCACCAGATATATTTCCGTTCTGATCTACAGGTATACGATAGTTTCCGATTTCAATACCTACTTCTTGTCCTTCTTTAATCAGTTCTGCCAACTCATCGCTGTGCCCTTTAATCTTGATGAGTTTTCCTCCTCCGAAATAAGCACCACCGCATACAAAAAAACTGGATGATTTGAAAGGATATACATTCAGCAATATTTCACCGGCAGTACGTCCCATTCCTCCTTCTACATCTATGCTGGTAGGTATATTTCCTTCATAAGAACCTTCAATATCTACATCCACATCTGTAGAATAAGTAAAGTTCGGCATAAAAGAAACTCCTGCACGTACAGCCAAGTAACTTCCTATAGGACTGGCTACATCAATACCTATACCTGTGGTACTTGCACTGACGCCTACAGCTAATGAATTAAAAATACCAGGACTTTCAGAAGAGTCTTGAGCAGCCATCTGATGGTTGCCTACACACATAATGTAAGTTAGGCAGAGTAATAGTAGTCTTTTCATATTTATAATAATTTATGTTTTAGATGCGAAATTAGATAATTTTATTGAAATGATGAAATATTTCCATTGATTTATAGCAACATCTTGTCTTCAGTATATTTTTAATTTAAATATACGGTATTGAAATATTCACCAAATAACGTTTTGGCTGTTTCCAATTGTTTTAGAGTATTTTCTTTTATTCCGTTTAGTTTGTATTCTTTTCCCATGGCTTCATATTTGTGTACGCCTAATGTATGATAAGGTAGTATTTCTATTCTTTGAATCATTTGATAATTCTTGAAGTGTTCTCCTAATGCCCGTATATCTTCCTCAAAGGAACTATAGCCTGGAACTAATACATAGCGCAACCAAAAAGGCTTTCCGTTTTTTTCAAGCCATCCGGCGGTACGTATGGTTTGTTCGTTGCTGCGTTCTGTCAGTTGCCGATGGCGCACATTATTAAATTCCTTGATGTCTAATAATACGAGGTCTGTCCATTGTAGCAGTTCCTTTACTTCTTCATTCCATATACTGCCGTTGGTATCTATACAGATGTGGATGCTTTGTTCTTTTAATCGCTGGAATAACGGAATCAGTGCTTTTGCTTGCAATGTAGGCTCGCCGCCGCTGAAAGTCACACCTCCTTTTTTACCGAAAAAAGCTTTTTGGCTGACGGCCATACGCACAATTTCGTCTATTGTTGTTTCCGTACTTTCACCTTTGGTGTCAATTGTGTCGGGGTTGGCACAATAGAGGCATCGGAAATTGCATCCTTGTAAAAATACGACTAAGCGTAAACCGGGACCGTCAAACGTCCCCATTGACTCGTAAGAATGGACTCTGATCATAATGGTTTGTCTTTAAACTGGTAAGGGCAGGTTTAAAACCCGCCCCTACGATGAATGTATATGTGATGTTACATTCTTTCGTGGAAAGAACGGCTGATTACTTCCAGCTGATGTTCACGGCTCAATTTGATGAAGTTTACGGCATAACCTGATACGCGGATGGTTAGTTGCGGGTATTTTTCAGGATGTTCCATTGCATCTTCCAACATTTCACGGTTCAGCACATTTACATTCAGATGATGTGCTCCTTTGGTGAAATAACCGTCCATCATGGTTACCAGGTTCTCTATACGGGTTTCCTGGTCTACCCCTAGTGATTTTGGTACGATAGAGAACGTGTTACTGATGCCGTCCTGGGCATCACGATAGCGTAGTTTGGCTACAGAACTCAATGAGGCGATGGCACCGTTCTTGTCACGTCCGTGCATCGGGTTGGCACCCGGAGCGAAAGCCACTCCTTTGGCACGACCATCAGGAGTGGCACCTGTTTTCTTGCCGTACATTACATTGGAGGTGATAGTCAGCAGTGACAGGGTAGGGCGGGCATTTTTGTATACCGGATGTTTCTTTAATTCTTCACTGAAGAAATAAACCAAATCTACCCCTAAGTGGTCTACGCGGTCATCATCATTACCGAAGCAAGGATATGCATTTTCAATATCAAAGCCTTCGGTCAAACCTATATCATTACGTTTGGCACGTACTTTGCCGTATTTGATGGCAGACAATGAGTCAATGGCAATGGACAGACCGGCTACGCCATATGCCAGATTGATACGTGGATCGGTATCAATGAATGCCATTTGAGCCTTTTCATAATAATATTTATCGTGCATATAG from Phocaeicola dorei encodes the following:
- a CDS encoding lactate utilization protein C, with the protein product MSSREDILQSIRRATHVKYEKPDLKPLEDMALTYPSKVEQFYLIMKQVGGEAILLEKEEDVNDFIKKAYPGAKRIASNLKTITCATFNPDDVEDPAELNGTDLAVIDGKIGVAENGAVWIEQDVKQRAIYFIAEKLVILLNKNKIVNNMHEAYKLIDTGEYGFGTFISGPSKTADIEQALVMGAHGARDVMVVLI
- the pflA gene encoding pyruvate formate-lyase-activating protein; protein product: MIRVHSYESMGTFDGPGLRLVVFLQGCNFRCLYCANPDTIDTKGESTETTIDEIVRMAVSQKAFFGKKGGVTFSGGEPTLQAKALIPLFQRLKEQSIHICIDTNGSIWNEEVKELLQWTDLVLLDIKEFNNVRHRQLTERSNEQTIRTAGWLEKNGKPFWLRYVLVPGYSSFEEDIRALGEHFKNYQMIQRIEILPYHTLGVHKYEAMGKEYKLNGIKENTLKQLETAKTLFGEYFNTVYLN